The following coding sequences are from one Streptomyces sp. V3I7 window:
- a CDS encoding DUF899 domain-containing protein, translated as MPLPEIVSPEQAHAARAELRAKEEAARRAREALNAERRRLPMVEVDTEYVFEGGDGKATLLDLFEGRPQLVVYHFMFAPEWEAGCPHCSAFLDQIGNLAHLRARATSFAAVSRAPFTKILPFKARMGWTLPWVSSYDSTFNRDFEVTLEQQDGELVERPGLSCFLREHDRVFHTYSTYEDGLDGLGSTTSLLDLTALGRTPEGSDRVRYHDEYDY; from the coding sequence ATGCCGCTACCGGAGATCGTTTCGCCCGAGCAAGCGCACGCGGCGCGGGCCGAGTTGCGCGCCAAGGAGGAGGCGGCGCGGCGTGCGCGTGAGGCGCTCAACGCGGAACGCCGCCGCCTTCCCATGGTCGAGGTCGACACGGAGTACGTCTTCGAGGGCGGCGACGGGAAGGCGACCCTGCTGGACCTCTTCGAGGGGCGGCCCCAACTCGTCGTCTACCACTTCATGTTCGCGCCGGAGTGGGAGGCGGGCTGCCCCCACTGCTCGGCCTTCCTCGACCAGATCGGGAATCTGGCGCATCTCAGGGCGCGCGCGACGTCGTTCGCGGCCGTGTCCCGGGCGCCGTTCACGAAGATCCTGCCGTTCAAGGCGCGGATGGGATGGACGCTGCCCTGGGTCTCGTCGTACGACAGCACCTTCAACCGCGACTTCGAGGTGACCCTGGAGCAGCAGGACGGCGAGCTGGTCGAACGGCCCGGCCTCAGTTGCTTCCTGCGGGAACACGACCGGGTCTTCCACACCTACTCGACGTACGAGGACGGGCTCGACGGACTCGGCTCCACCACCAGCCTGCTCGACCTGACGGCGCTGGGCCGCACCCCGGAGGGCAGCGACCGCGTGCGCTATCACGACGAGTACGACTACTGA
- a CDS encoding CBS domain-containing protein: protein MTTAGEIMHRGAQWIPAHETLDRAAQLMRELGVGALPISDENERLCGILTDRDIVVGCVAMGHDPSKVTAGEMAKGTPRWIESSADIGDVLHEMREHQIRRLPVIENKRLVGMISESDLVEHLGEDEIAAFTESVYARTMPSGH from the coding sequence ATGACCACCGCTGGAGAGATCATGCACCGCGGCGCTCAGTGGATCCCCGCCCACGAGACCCTCGACCGTGCTGCCCAGCTGATGCGCGAACTGGGCGTGGGGGCGCTGCCCATCAGCGACGAGAACGAGCGGCTCTGCGGCATTCTCACCGACCGCGACATAGTCGTCGGCTGCGTGGCGATGGGGCACGACCCGTCCAAGGTCACCGCCGGCGAGATGGCGAAGGGCACGCCCCGGTGGATCGAGTCGAGTGCCGACATCGGCGACGTCCTGCACGAGATGCGGGAGCACCAGATCCGCCGGCTCCCCGTCATCGAGAACAAGCGCCTGGTCGGCATGATCAGCGAATCCGACCTTGTCGAGCACCTGGGCGAGGATGAGATCGCCGCCTTCACCGAGAGCGTCTACGCCAGGACCATGCCGTCCGGCCACTGA
- a CDS encoding glutamate synthase subunit beta has product MADPKGFMTTPREEWPRRPVTERARDWDEVYVPGALLPIISKQADRCMDCGIPFCHDACPLGNLIPDWNDLVSREDWRAASERLHATNNFPEFTGRLCPAPCEAGCVLAINQPAVTIKNVECAIADRAWVEGFTPPRPPDRLSGRTVAVIGSGPTGLAAAQQLTRAGHTVAVYERDDRIGGLMRYGIPAFKMEKHHLERRLEQMRAEGTRFRTSTVVGRDVGAAELRARYDAVVIATGATAWRELPVPGRKLQGIHQAMAYLPLANRVCEGDLEASPLSAAGKHVVIVGGGDTGADCLGTAVREGAASVTQLDIYAQPGADRDEDRDPWPTYPKLYRLSPAHEEARDLETAPAADADARLFAASTLRFAGDTNGHVRSLHLTEVDAERRPLPGTEQVLPADLVLLALGFSGPDRKDGLIDQLELALEPRGTIARDADFATNVPGVFAAGDAARGQSLIVWAIAEGRAVAAAVDRYLTGSSQLPAPISPYDRPMAV; this is encoded by the coding sequence ATGGCCGATCCCAAGGGTTTCATGACCACGCCGCGCGAGGAGTGGCCGCGTCGGCCTGTCACGGAGCGGGCCCGGGACTGGGACGAGGTGTACGTCCCTGGAGCGCTGCTGCCGATCATCAGCAAGCAGGCCGACCGCTGCATGGACTGCGGGATCCCGTTCTGCCACGACGCCTGCCCGCTGGGCAATCTGATCCCCGACTGGAACGACTTGGTCTCGCGCGAGGACTGGCGTGCGGCGAGCGAGCGGTTGCACGCCACGAACAACTTCCCCGAGTTCACGGGGCGGTTGTGTCCGGCGCCGTGCGAGGCGGGGTGTGTGCTCGCGATCAACCAGCCGGCCGTCACCATCAAGAACGTCGAGTGCGCGATCGCGGACCGGGCCTGGGTGGAGGGCTTCACACCGCCGCGGCCGCCGGACCGGCTGTCCGGCCGGACGGTCGCGGTGATCGGTTCGGGGCCGACGGGGCTCGCCGCGGCGCAGCAGCTCACCCGGGCCGGCCACACCGTCGCCGTGTACGAGCGGGACGACCGGATCGGCGGGCTGATGAGGTACGGCATCCCCGCGTTCAAGATGGAGAAGCACCATCTGGAGCGGCGGCTGGAGCAGATGCGCGCCGAGGGGACCAGGTTCCGTACGTCGACGGTGGTCGGACGGGACGTAGGGGCGGCCGAGCTGCGGGCGCGCTACGACGCCGTGGTGATCGCGACCGGGGCGACGGCGTGGCGGGAACTTCCGGTGCCTGGTCGGAAGTTGCAGGGGATACACCAGGCGATGGCGTATCTGCCGCTGGCCAACCGGGTGTGCGAGGGGGATCTGGAGGCCTCTCCCCTGTCGGCCGCTGGGAAGCACGTCGTGATCGTGGGAGGGGGCGACACCGGGGCGGACTGTCTCGGTACGGCGGTGCGGGAGGGCGCGGCGTCGGTGACCCAGCTGGACATCTACGCCCAGCCGGGGGCCGACCGGGACGAGGACCGCGATCCCTGGCCGACGTACCCCAAGCTCTACCGGCTGTCGCCCGCGCACGAGGAGGCGCGCGACCTGGAGACGGCGCCGGCGGCGGACGCGGACGCGCGGCTCTTCGCGGCGTCGACGCTCCGCTTCGCCGGGGACACGAACGGGCACGTGCGGTCGCTGCATCTGACCGAGGTGGACGCGGAGCGGCGGCCGCTGCCGGGTACGGAGCAGGTCCTCCCGGCCGATCTGGTGCTGCTCGCTCTCGGCTTCTCCGGTCCCGACCGGAAGGACGGGCTCATCGACCAGCTGGAGCTCGCCCTGGAGCCCCGGGGCACGATCGCCCGGGACGCGGACTTCGCGACCAATGTTCCCGGGGTGTTCGCCGCAGGGGACGCCGCGCGTGGGCAGTCGCTGATCGTGTGGGCGATCGCGGAGGGGCGGGCGGTGGCGGCGGCCGTCGACCGCTATCTGACGGGGAGTTCACAACTGCCGGCGCCGATATCGCCGTACGACCGGCCCATGGCAGTCTGA
- a CDS encoding uracil-DNA glycosylase — MENSPLAGLDRRIAGCRACPRLVGWREEVARTKRAAFADWDYWGRPVPGFGPPDARMLIIGLAPAAHGGNRTGRMFTGDRSGDVLYQALYDVGLASQPTAVSADDGLELYGVRVTSPVHCAPPANKPTPEERDNCRPWLVEELRLLRPTLRSVVVLGAFGWQAALPALAEAGWTVPRPRPAFAHGTRVPLDGLDLFGCFHVSQRNTFTGRLTPEMLREVLRTAADAAGLAT; from the coding sequence ATGGAAAACAGCCCTCTCGCAGGCCTCGACCGGCGCATCGCCGGCTGTCGGGCCTGTCCGCGGCTGGTCGGCTGGCGGGAGGAAGTGGCCCGGACCAAGCGGGCCGCCTTCGCCGACTGGGACTACTGGGGGCGGCCGGTACCCGGCTTCGGGCCGCCCGACGCCCGCATGCTGATCATCGGGCTCGCCCCGGCCGCGCACGGCGGCAACCGCACTGGGCGCATGTTCACCGGTGATCGTTCGGGCGACGTGCTGTACCAGGCGCTGTACGATGTCGGGCTCGCCTCACAGCCCACCGCCGTCAGCGCCGACGACGGGCTGGAACTGTACGGGGTACGGGTCACCTCGCCGGTGCACTGCGCTCCGCCCGCCAACAAACCGACGCCCGAGGAGCGCGACAACTGCCGCCCTTGGCTGGTCGAGGAGCTGCGGCTGCTGCGGCCGACGCTGCGGTCCGTGGTCGTGCTCGGCGCCTTCGGCTGGCAGGCGGCGCTGCCCGCGCTGGCCGAAGCGGGCTGGACCGTACCCCGCCCCCGGCCCGCCTTCGCCCACGGCACCCGTGTGCCGCTCGACGGCCTGGACCTCTTCGGCTGCTTCCACGTCAGCCAGCGCAACACCTTCACCGGCCGCCTCACCCCCGAGATGCTGCGGGAGGTACTGCGTACGGCGGCGGATGCGGCGGGACTCGCCACGTGA
- a CDS encoding ATP-binding protein produces the protein MAVERRFRFELAAHPASPAQARRLTRARLAGWSVSAETRDSAALVVSELVTNAIVHTTSCRLVCELRRHEDSVRISVCDEGCAPGEPHPSPQQPEEEHGRGLLLVEALCEAWGAQEHGPGLLVWAELRNDLGWGARPKPGPSQGSSDQERTQPDHRLTEPDHGFAALEHRPAAPEHGLANLNHRLPAPEHGLTESDHGLAGSEPDHLFAEPHHRTEPEWP, from the coding sequence GTGGCTGTCGAGCGCAGGTTCCGGTTCGAGTTGGCCGCGCATCCGGCTTCTCCCGCCCAGGCGAGGCGGCTGACACGGGCCAGACTCGCCGGCTGGTCGGTGAGCGCGGAGACCCGCGACTCGGCCGCCCTGGTCGTGTCCGAGCTCGTCACCAACGCGATCGTGCACACGACGAGCTGCCGTCTCGTCTGCGAGCTGCGCCGTCACGAGGACTCGGTGCGGATCTCCGTGTGCGACGAGGGGTGCGCGCCGGGCGAACCCCACCCGTCCCCGCAACAGCCCGAGGAGGAGCACGGGAGGGGATTGCTCCTCGTCGAAGCCCTCTGCGAGGCCTGGGGTGCCCAGGAGCACGGCCCGGGGCTGCTGGTGTGGGCCGAGTTGCGCAACGACCTGGGCTGGGGCGCACGCCCCAAGCCGGGCCCGTCCCAGGGTTCCAGCGACCAGGAGCGTACGCAGCCGGACCACCGACTCACGGAACCCGACCACGGATTCGCGGCACTGGAACACCGACCTGCGGCCCCGGAGCACGGACTCGCGAACCTGAACCACCGCCTCCCGGCCCCGGAGCACGGCCTCACAGAGTCGGACCACGGACTCGCAGGGTCGGAACCGGACCACCTGTTCGCGGAACCGCACCACCGCACCGAGCCGGAATGGCCGTGA
- a CDS encoding DUF6343 family protein: MRTGSEPVTARSALRARFWLSLWGMAWAVFGTAAFALVGRPGWATACGALWLVATIDMFMILRHLRQGPHYQPGRNIPPYRPPDRGPPYPRHPRPRPRPRQHHHP, encoded by the coding sequence ATGCGTACGGGCAGTGAGCCGGTGACCGCACGCAGTGCGCTGCGCGCGCGGTTCTGGCTGAGCCTGTGGGGGATGGCATGGGCGGTCTTCGGCACGGCGGCGTTCGCGCTCGTCGGACGCCCGGGCTGGGCCACGGCGTGCGGGGCGCTGTGGCTGGTGGCCACCATCGACATGTTCATGATTCTGAGGCACCTGCGGCAGGGTCCGCACTACCAACCGGGCCGGAACATCCCGCCGTACCGGCCGCCGGACCGCGGCCCGCCCTACCCCCGCCACCCACGCCCACGCCCACGCCCACGCCAGCATCACCACCCCTGA
- a CDS encoding GNAT family N-acetyltransferase, giving the protein MSNDAAIVLRRAAAADAAAVADVWLRSFAAALPTVVRPRSDDEVRDYIRDVVLPFRDTWVAESAGGGGVVGMMVLDDSLLSQLYLAPEWRGRGIGDRFVALAKERSPAGLALWTFQVNKPAHRFYERHGFVAAEFTNGSGNEEREPDVRYVWQP; this is encoded by the coding sequence GTGAGCAACGACGCGGCGATCGTCCTGCGCCGGGCGGCCGCTGCCGACGCGGCCGCCGTCGCCGATGTCTGGCTGCGCTCCTTCGCCGCCGCGCTGCCGACGGTCGTACGGCCGCGGTCGGACGACGAGGTACGCGACTACATCCGGGACGTGGTGCTGCCGTTCCGGGACACCTGGGTCGCCGAGTCGGCCGGCGGGGGCGGTGTCGTCGGGATGATGGTGCTCGACGACAGTCTGCTCTCCCAGCTCTACCTCGCCCCGGAGTGGCGGGGGCGGGGCATCGGCGACCGGTTCGTCGCCCTCGCCAAGGAGCGCAGTCCGGCGGGCCTCGCTCTGTGGACCTTCCAGGTCAACAAGCCCGCCCACCGCTTCTACGAACGGCACGGCTTCGTCGCCGCGGAGTTCACGAACGGCAGCGGCAACGAGGAGCGGGAGCCGGACGTGCGGTACGTGTGGCAGCCGTAG
- a CDS encoding RNA-binding S4 domain-containing protein, translating into MAPDDLHSGKSSRTGATDTATDAPTGSDPTGTVLGDGTQTAEDPTTAAAVAAAQAASVAPGETVRVDSWIWAVRLVKTRSLGAAACRGGHVHVNGDRVKPAHSLSVGDEVRLRHEGRERVVVVKRLIRKRVGAPVAVQCYLDNSPPPPPREAVAPAGLRDRGTGRPTKRDRRELERLRGLGGAGDRPEGR; encoded by the coding sequence ATGGCCCCCGACGATCTGCACTCCGGAAAGAGCAGCCGGACCGGCGCGACCGACACCGCCACGGACGCACCCACCGGCTCAGACCCGACCGGAACCGTCCTGGGCGACGGCACCCAGACTGCCGAGGACCCCACGACCGCAGCCGCCGTGGCTGCCGCTCAGGCCGCCAGTGTGGCGCCCGGCGAGACCGTGCGCGTCGACAGCTGGATCTGGGCGGTGCGGCTGGTCAAGACCCGTTCTCTGGGCGCCGCCGCCTGCCGGGGCGGGCACGTCCATGTGAACGGCGACCGCGTGAAGCCCGCGCACTCGTTGAGCGTCGGTGACGAGGTGCGGCTGCGGCACGAGGGCCGGGAGCGAGTCGTCGTGGTCAAGCGCCTGATCCGCAAGCGGGTCGGTGCCCCCGTCGCCGTCCAGTGCTACCTCGACAACTCCCCGCCGCCCCCGCCCCGCGAGGCCGTGGCCCCCGCCGGTCTCCGCGACCGCGGCACCGGCCGCCCCACCAAGCGGGACCGGCGCGAGCTGGAGCGCCTGCGAGGACTCGGCGGCGCCGGCGATCGCCCCGAAGGGCGCTGA
- a CDS encoding uridine kinase, whose translation MRLEAITWDRLGEQLAERLLMLESADGGSWPRVAFDGAPAARPGDLAERVAEALRVRGRPSLLVGTEDFLRPASLRLEYGRRDTESYYEGWFDTAALWREVFGPLDPGGDGRVLPDLWDPATDRATRSSYVQLPPGGVLLLHGPLLLRHWFPFDMTVHVQLSPGALRRRTPEDDQWTLPAFERYIEETDPASSADVLVRADDPRHPAWNG comes from the coding sequence GTGCGACTCGAAGCGATCACCTGGGACCGGCTCGGCGAGCAGCTGGCCGAGCGGCTGCTCATGCTGGAGTCCGCCGACGGTGGCTCCTGGCCGCGCGTCGCTTTCGACGGTGCGCCGGCGGCTCGGCCGGGGGACCTGGCCGAGCGGGTCGCGGAGGCGTTGAGGGTGCGTGGCCGCCCCTCGCTGCTGGTGGGGACCGAGGACTTTCTGCGTCCGGCCTCCCTCCGGCTGGAGTATGGCCGCCGCGACACGGAGTCGTACTACGAAGGCTGGTTCGACACGGCAGCCCTGTGGCGCGAGGTGTTCGGTCCTCTCGACCCTGGCGGAGACGGCCGCGTCCTCCCTGACCTGTGGGACCCCGCCACCGACCGCGCCACGCGCAGCTCGTACGTCCAACTCCCGCCTGGTGGAGTCCTGTTGCTTCACGGTCCTCTCCTCCTTCGGCATTGGTTCCCCTTCGACATGACCGTCCACGTCCAGCTCTCCCCGGGCGCCCTGCGGCGCCGTACGCCGGAGGACGACCAGTGGACTCTCCCAGCCTTCGAGCGCTACATCGAGGAGACCGACCCCGCGTCCTCGGCCGACGTCCTGGTACGCGCCGACGACCCCCGCCACCCGGCGTGGAACGGCTGA
- a CDS encoding acyltransferase domain-containing protein, with product MLPDADDLAELLLDLAVPHEDINQLVGLRRRVTGDPGLSRLVAEYSEDLVQYMGEIGRPSRIEDRSAEPPAALGDYFSVYVFVAALPYTRAYHRERGIPDEISRRTLADLGRHIAVYRRRYGRGGVQSPYWLVLHFRGLLYQLGRLQFERARVRRSAARRLAATGMPESAGDPCLALHIPDFHGPLTPAACDLSLARAREFFSRHFPEERRDTAICESWLLDPQLREYLPADSNIVRFQDRFRVGWDGSEPADKEPVQFVFGDADLPPADLPRRTSVQRAVGDHLRAGRHWHIGHGWFPLEPGELRGELGTREVPVGPQHYSDE from the coding sequence GTGCTGCCCGACGCCGACGACCTTGCCGAGCTGCTGCTGGACCTCGCCGTACCCCACGAGGACATCAACCAACTTGTCGGTCTGCGGCGCAGGGTGACGGGCGACCCCGGCCTGTCGCGGCTCGTGGCGGAGTACAGCGAGGACCTGGTCCAGTACATGGGGGAGATCGGCCGCCCCTCGCGGATCGAGGACCGGTCCGCCGAGCCGCCGGCGGCCCTGGGCGACTACTTCTCCGTGTACGTCTTCGTCGCCGCGCTCCCGTACACGCGCGCGTACCACCGCGAGCGCGGCATCCCGGACGAGATCTCCCGGCGCACCCTCGCCGACCTGGGCCGCCACATCGCCGTGTACCGCAGACGGTACGGCAGAGGCGGGGTGCAGTCCCCGTACTGGCTCGTCCTGCACTTCCGCGGTCTGCTGTACCAGCTGGGGCGGCTGCAGTTCGAGCGGGCGCGGGTCCGCAGGAGCGCGGCACGGCGGCTCGCCGCGACCGGGATGCCCGAGTCGGCGGGCGACCCCTGCCTCGCCCTCCACATCCCCGACTTCCACGGCCCGCTCACCCCCGCCGCCTGTGACCTTTCCCTCGCCCGGGCACGGGAGTTCTTCTCCCGGCACTTCCCCGAGGAGCGCCGCGACACCGCGATCTGCGAGTCCTGGCTGCTCGATCCGCAACTGAGGGAGTATCTGCCCGCGGACTCCAACATCGTCCGCTTCCAGGACCGGTTCCGGGTCGGCTGGGACGGCTCGGAACCGGCCGACAAGGAGCCGGTGCAGTTCGTGTTCGGCGACGCGGACCTGCCGCCCGCCGACCTGCCGCGCCGCACCTCCGTCCAACGGGCCGTCGGCGATCATCTGCGAGCGGGCCGCCACTGGCACATCGGGCACGGGTGGTTCCCGCTGGAACCAGGTGAGCTGCGGGGGGAGCTGGGCACGCGGGAAGTTCCCGTGGGGCCGCAGCACTACTCGGACGAGTGA
- a CDS encoding helix-turn-helix transcriptional regulator: MSEPRSAPTVGQVVLGRRLLDLRERAGLKREEAARVLHVAPATIRRMETAEVSLKIPYVQLLLKAYGVRDDETDDFVRLAEEANKPGWWQRFHAILPGWFSMHVSLEGAAALIRSYEPHFVPGLLQTEDYARGVLRSGAIGQTRPDDIERHVALRMQRQGLLTRSDAPRFWAVMDETALRRPVGPPEVMRGQIDKLLDVERLPNVTLQITPFASGPHPGTYGPFVLFRFAVPELPDMVYSEYLTGAVYLDTPAEVASYLEVMDRMAAQAAAAHRTKEILLDLRKEL, from the coding sequence GTGAGCGAGCCGCGGTCCGCACCGACCGTGGGCCAGGTCGTCCTCGGCCGACGCCTGTTGGACCTGCGGGAACGCGCCGGCCTCAAGCGCGAGGAGGCCGCCCGCGTCCTCCACGTCGCCCCGGCCACCATCCGCCGCATGGAGACCGCCGAGGTATCCCTCAAGATCCCGTACGTCCAGCTCCTGCTGAAGGCGTACGGCGTCCGCGACGACGAAACCGACGACTTCGTACGGCTGGCCGAGGAGGCCAACAAGCCGGGCTGGTGGCAGCGATTCCACGCCATCCTGCCGGGCTGGTTCTCGATGCACGTCAGCCTGGAGGGCGCCGCCGCGCTCATCCGCTCGTACGAGCCGCACTTCGTGCCCGGACTCCTCCAGACCGAGGACTACGCGCGGGGTGTGCTGAGATCGGGTGCCATCGGCCAGACCCGTCCCGACGACATCGAGCGGCACGTCGCACTGCGCATGCAGCGCCAGGGCTTGCTCACCCGCTCCGACGCCCCCCGGTTCTGGGCGGTGATGGACGAGACCGCCCTGCGCCGGCCGGTCGGCCCACCGGAGGTCATGCGCGGGCAGATCGACAAGCTGCTCGACGTCGAACGGCTGCCCAACGTGACCCTCCAGATCACCCCCTTCGCGAGTGGGCCGCACCCCGGCACGTACGGCCCGTTCGTCCTGTTCCGATTCGCCGTGCCGGAGCTTCCCGACATGGTCTACAGCGAGTACCTGACCGGCGCCGTCTACCTGGACACGCCCGCCGAGGTGGCGAGCTACCTCGAGGTCATGGACCGCATGGCGGCCCAGGCCGCCGCAGCACATCGCACGAAGGAGATCCTCCTGGATCTCCGCAAGGAGTTGTGA
- a CDS encoding DUF397 domain-containing protein, producing the protein MDRIMSQPGPVVCAERVYNGMPARELGSEGWHKPWSGGNGGNCLEAMKLDDGRIAVRQSTDPDGPALIYTSAEMTAFIEGAKAGAADFLLS; encoded by the coding sequence ATGGATCGCATCATGTCCCAGCCCGGGCCCGTGGTCTGCGCGGAGCGCGTCTACAACGGCATGCCCGCACGGGAGTTGGGCAGCGAGGGGTGGCACAAGCCCTGGAGCGGCGGCAACGGGGGCAACTGCCTGGAAGCGATGAAGCTGGACGACGGCCGAATAGCCGTCCGCCAGTCCACCGACCCGGACGGACCGGCGCTGATCTACACCTCTGCCGAGATGACGGCCTTCATCGAGGGCGCCAAGGCCGGGGCGGCGGACTTCCTGCTGTCCTGA
- a CDS encoding DUF2293 domain-containing protein: protein MAPLVTPSSGSGLVVIQPLRRKHCAACRRGPLSLLVVEDGTPRCLDCADLGHLVFLPSGDTALTRRSREESALSAVVVRLNRRRNRYERQGVLVEEEALARAEERCLADSEARSRRRARDTQRRAVEDVRFPEAFTAEIRRLFPGCPAERAQGIAAHASLRGSGRVGRSAAGRALSEEAVRSAVAASVRHVDTPYDQLLMSGVPRKEARRRTAGKVETVLAEWGVSDEGVD, encoded by the coding sequence ATGGCGCCCCTCGTGACTCCCTCGTCCGGAAGCGGCCTGGTCGTGATCCAGCCGCTGCGGCGGAAGCACTGTGCCGCGTGCCGGCGCGGGCCGTTGTCGCTGCTCGTGGTCGAGGACGGTACGCCGCGTTGCCTCGACTGCGCCGACCTCGGGCATCTGGTGTTCCTGCCGAGCGGTGACACCGCGCTCACGCGCCGGTCGCGGGAGGAGAGCGCGTTGTCGGCGGTGGTGGTGCGGCTCAACCGGCGCAGGAACCGGTACGAGCGCCAAGGGGTGCTCGTCGAGGAGGAGGCGCTGGCGCGGGCCGAGGAGCGGTGCCTGGCCGACTCGGAGGCCAGGAGCAGACGCCGGGCACGGGACACGCAGCGCCGGGCGGTGGAGGACGTGCGGTTCCCGGAGGCGTTCACCGCGGAGATCCGGCGGCTGTTTCCCGGGTGTCCGGCCGAGCGGGCCCAGGGGATCGCGGCGCACGCGTCGCTGCGGGGCAGCGGCCGGGTCGGGCGTAGTGCGGCGGGGCGGGCCTTGTCCGAGGAGGCCGTGAGATCGGCGGTCGCGGCGTCAGTACGGCACGTGGACACGCCGTACGACCAGTTGCTGATGAGCGGCGTGCCTCGGAAAGAGGCGCGGCGGCGAACGGCGGGAAAGGTGGAGACGGTGCTGGCGGAGTGGGGGGTGTCGGATGAGGGTGTGGACTGA
- a CDS encoding M48 family metallopeptidase: MPQTSGSNGRSPETHVIDFRAAEQLLDARDPRGAVKLLDGVIAAHPENTAARLLRARAFFAAAQLRPAELEFTIVLEREPDNAFAHFALARTYERRGYPDQAKRHFRLAAALDPNPEYLRAARFET; encoded by the coding sequence GTGCCCCAGACCAGCGGTTCGAACGGACGTAGTCCGGAGACGCATGTCATCGACTTCCGTGCCGCCGAGCAACTGCTCGACGCACGGGACCCGCGGGGCGCGGTGAAGTTGCTCGACGGAGTCATCGCCGCGCACCCCGAGAACACGGCCGCGCGCCTGCTGCGCGCGCGTGCCTTCTTCGCGGCAGCGCAACTGCGCCCCGCCGAGCTGGAGTTCACCATCGTCCTGGAGCGCGAGCCGGACAACGCGTTCGCGCACTTCGCCCTCGCCCGCACTTACGAACGCCGGGGCTATCCGGACCAGGCCAAACGCCACTTCCGGCTGGCCGCCGCGCTGGACCCGAACCCGGAGTATCTGAGGGCGGCCCGCTTCGAGACCTGA
- a CDS encoding RidA family protein, translating to MIHRAIAPVLFPPPTYSHASVVEAGTKLAFLAGAVPLDERGEVVGAGDPVRQAEQVIANLSEQLRVVGSDLPHVVATEVYVVSSEPAVLSDVWKVVEASGLSAGPHSSTLLGVACLGYTGQLVEITATAVVPEEGARP from the coding sequence ATGATCCACCGCGCCATCGCTCCCGTCCTGTTCCCGCCGCCCACCTACTCCCATGCCTCCGTCGTCGAGGCGGGTACGAAGCTCGCGTTCCTCGCCGGGGCCGTGCCGCTCGACGAGCGGGGTGAGGTGGTCGGAGCGGGGGATCCGGTGCGGCAGGCCGAGCAGGTGATCGCGAACCTGAGTGAGCAGCTCAGGGTCGTGGGCAGCGACCTGCCGCATGTGGTGGCGACCGAGGTGTACGTCGTGAGCAGTGAGCCCGCGGTGCTCTCGGACGTGTGGAAGGTGGTCGAGGCTTCCGGGCTGAGCGCCGGGCCCCACTCGTCGACGCTGCTCGGGGTGGCCTGCCTCGGGTACACGGGGCAGTTGGTGGAGATCACGGCCACGGCGGTGGTGCCGGAGGAGGGCGCGCGCCCGTGA
- the coaE gene encoding dephospho-CoA kinase, with amino-acid sequence MLKVGLTGGIGAGKSEVSRLFVERGAVLIDADRIAREVVAPGTPGLAAVVEAFGAGVLTEDGSLDRPALGAIVFADAERLAVLNAIVHPLVRARSLELENAAADDAVVVHDVPLLTENGLAPLYDVVVVVDASPETQLDRLVRLRGMTEEDARARMAAQATREKRREIADVVIDNDVPLDVLERRVDDVWADLVRRAHA; translated from the coding sequence ATGCTGAAAGTTGGCCTGACCGGCGGGATCGGCGCCGGCAAGAGCGAGGTGTCGCGGCTGTTCGTGGAGCGCGGTGCCGTGCTGATCGACGCGGACCGCATCGCCCGCGAGGTCGTCGCGCCCGGAACTCCCGGACTCGCGGCGGTCGTCGAGGCCTTCGGCGCGGGAGTGCTCACCGAGGACGGCAGCCTGGACCGGCCCGCACTGGGCGCGATCGTCTTCGCGGACGCCGAGAGGCTGGCCGTCCTGAACGCCATCGTGCACCCCCTGGTACGCGCCCGCTCCCTCGAACTCGAGAACGCGGCGGCCGACGACGCCGTCGTCGTCCACGACGTCCCGCTCCTCACCGAGAACGGCCTCGCACCGCTGTACGACGTCGTGGTGGTCGTCGACGCGAGCCCCGAGACCCAGCTCGACCGGCTCGTACGGCTGCGCGGCATGACCGAGGAGGACGCCCGCGCGCGCATGGCCGCCCAGGCGACCCGCGAGAAGCGCCGGGAGATCGCCGACGTCGTCATCGACAACGACGTACCCCTGGACGTGCTGGAGCGGCGCGTGGACGACGTATGGGCCGACCTCGTCCGCAGAGCGCACGCGTGA